The genomic region TCATATCAAACAACACGTatattcaatacaaataaaaattctttattgcacaccaacgAAACTTAGATAAATTCTAAGCCAGTGACGTATGGGGTCCCATGGTGACGAGGAACCAACACTAGCAGCCATTTAGTTCCTTATCTATattgatgaaatatataaactaaaattagcTTAAACTAAAATCCGAGGTCTTTTTATGCAGTTGACACCGCTCTATGTTatgatcataaaatataattaataatccaagATGCACAAagttattcttaatatattcaGTGTGGTTtctaaaataactaatttttgATCTGCttcgattataattttatcatcacTAAGTCAGACTTTGAAAGTATGTTATTACTCAAGACAACTTATTATTGGTATAATAACttgatattttatgattacagtacagtacattacagtctgtgaatgtcccactaagCTGGGCTAAATGTGCAAtgtgctgggctaaaggcctcctctcctctatttgaggagaaggtttggagcttattccaccacgctgctccaatgcgggttgtcggaatacacatgtggcaaaatttcagagaaattagactaATGCAGGTTCCTTCACGAGGCCTTCCTTCAGACATGATgacagagatgaattataaacaaaagattcacgcgttctaacaaatAGGTCATTTCGGCTTTTTTGACTGTGAATAATATAAGGAATCCATTAATCGAAACCTCGTTTTATTTCTGAATTGAGATCAAGTTCTTTCAAATgaaggttaaaaaaataaaataaaatattagttacacataaaaataaatatcgagctttgttcaaatattaattaatacatacgAATTATACGAACTAACGACAAAATCCTCTCTATGACATTAagctaatttcataaaaaatactgtTGTTTTTTCAGTAAGAGGCCTGCAGAATTGATTGAAACTAAAAAATTGTGTTGTACCAGTAAACAATTTAGTATTTCCTGTGAAATTACGTTCACAATCTGATAGACATTTGAGGTATAGCGTTAGTTCAAGAAACAATCATTTATTAAGAACTACAATGTTCTGGTCgcaattaatttagtaaatttaaatattatgttaatattttattataaaaacatattgaatGTAGGTCTCATAACGTAACGTAGTAAAAGCAAGTAAATaccagtttttttaaataattgtttgtgGTCAAACAAGCAGGCGAGTAATCTGATATTAAGTGATTATCGCTGTCCATGGACATTTGCAAAACTTCCAATGCGTTGCCGACCTTTCAGGTgtctaaattattttgtatatacgtCTATTGTGTAATTATGTAGACAAAAGCATACAATATTATTAGTCATTGCCAAATTatcaactttatatattttacctatTATGACGActacattattttgaaatacctaaaaaaaatggaattgcATATTTGGTCATATTTGTGGACGAGAATCAAGAAATTTGGTCTAAAACATGACGACTTCCCTACCATGATAGAAAATGTCGctcttttattgaaaattttgacTATTAACCTCTACAAAAAGTCTGCTAAAGGTAAGTAGAGTGTAAAGTAATATACGTGCCATTTTGGCTCTTACATTACTGGACATTTGAATACATTACATCTACATGAAGCATCGTTGTAAATTACGTCCTTTTTCTTTATTTGCAGGCATTCCCTTGATTTTCTACATAATGACTGCAATCGCGGGTCTCAGTTTCTTCTATGGTTACATTTTCTCCATGCTCTGGCTGGTTTGCTTCCGCTATGGCTTATCAAATTTCAAGTCGGCGTCTGCAGCCCTTGCTTATTGCACCTGCAGTGTAACTTGCATCactaaatttatttacgttaaattGTATGCGTAAGTACTTTATAGTtaggaaataatattatattaaactaaaaatatcgTCCCTCGCATTTACTTGATCTATACGAAATGGTTTGTATTCATTTACTAATCTCAATATGAGCTGAAAAAATGATGTATAcgattattatatcattaaccACAAACCATATCTAAAATGATTTGTAGTTTCATTACAAtactgtaaataattaattacttacatttaactaaatcaaacatactttataaattgtttttaatattatgtattttattcgttATCTATCTTTTTCCGTTCATGTTTTTTACTTCTTAAAAATAACGATTAAGAGAAATAATAAcatcaataaattaatgttttatttgcaTGAATTCAGGAAAGAAGTGCACGAGACTGTCGATAACTATTTACAATGTGACTCTCACGTGATACCCGACACAAGATTTGCCAAAAACTTGCGAAAGTATCTCAGAGTTGTTAAGAGACGAGCTACAGTTATTTGGGTATTTCTCATCTCTGATGGcgcaatatttatcataataccATTTGTTATTCCTGGAAGACTATTTACTGTTGacattatcttaatttatgGTGAGAAAttgtttcatacatatatatattatatttataaaatgtataacaacttgtctttaaaattatatataaagttatcacCACTCATCACCCATAGCAGTGAAatggctctgtaagaaatattaaacatatcgTACATGCGCCGCCGgcgtgcacaaagcccaacgACCAAGtagaaaatgttaatattttattattcttgtgTACGTTTTCTCAGGCTTAGAACCCATGTCGGAGTCACCCAATTACGAAATAGCAACTTTCGTCACGACATTAAGCGTTGGCTTTGCAGTTTACACAATGGTCAGTGTTGCAGTATTCGTCATAGTTATCGTTGGCTACAATGAGGCACAGTTGAAAGCCCTCAGCGAAGAATTAATTAACGTATGGGGTGATAGTCAATACTTCTTCAATAACATCAAACATAGAATAACTGATAAGGTACACGCCGTGTACATCCAAAAGCAAGTAATGAATGAATTCGTTAGAATCCGTCTGAGAGATATCATAAAGTTtcacatttcaaatattaatcttcTACATAATTTAGATCATGACATTCGATCTACATTAGCTATTGAATACAGTTTTAATGCAATTTCTATTATAACTGAACTGCTTGATGGTTTAGAAAATACTTATCTCCAATTACCATATACAGTAGTTCATATATTAATGGTCTGTCTTGCTGGACAGCGGCTGATAGACGCGTGTGACCATTTCGAGAAATCCGTGTATTGTTGTAAATGGGAAAACTTCAACACAAGCAATCGAAGAACTGTATTTCTGATGTTAATGATGTCACAGAAAACTCTGGTATTATCAGCCGGTGGAGTCGCTGAATTGAATTTTACTTGCATGATGAATATACTAAGGTCAACTTATTCTACTTACACCACcttgaaatcaataatgaaataattattgcataaatttaatCAACAAGAAAATGAAAGGATataaattacgtttttattaaaatagattttgtaaaataaaatctaccTCCTTGAGttatttgaaagttaaattGCTATGTCgtagtgttttttatttaaggtttaAGTAACGAAAATTGTAGGTATCATGTGTGCCCAGGCGATATAAAGGTCTGTGTCAGTTGGGTCATTGTCAGCGCTGTAATGTACTGTTACTCGTATCATGTACCtagtgtattatttattgataaaaacgtACGCTTTGTCTATATATgtaaaccaatatatatattataaagaaacgtgtttaatatattcatctgtatttaaaaattactttaataaagccTTTAAAAATGcgcaatattttctttttacttcAGATTGAATGACGTCATGATCGCGTGCAAATTGAAAGattcataaagaaaaaaaatacgcagtttattaataaactttgttttttgctatacgataattttttaaaatttatgaaaagtaaagattgatattaattttctcaataatataatcaagtaacttgtttttgttttatgagCGCACTAGAGGCTTACTTGGTGGAATGGCTTTTTACCCATCTGgtttggtaccacccacttatcacatgttttatcaccaaacagcaatacgtggtagttgtgttccagttgaaagggtgagtgagctagtgtcaCCGCAGGtataaggaacataacatcttagcttagttaagtaatggttaatatttcttgcggtgccaatgtctatggtcagTGTTGATCACTTACGGCCCATCTGTCCgtcttatctatattataaaaaaggcatgcgttaatataataaatacatataaattattaacaacacaatgaatttttaaaaaaacaataatatataatgtataataaatagtgCAGATTGTTTCGCCTAAGATTGCCTTTCACGATGGAGATTGGTTGTATTGGCGAAGAACGCAAATATAACCGCAGAAATTTCTTTgacaatcaaataataataaataaataatagttagtgtcaataaatagttcaaattataaaacagtGAAATCATATGAACTTTTAACATCCGAATTTCATTAACATCAACGCCGCAGGACAaatatgtatactataataatatggaCACtaataatagtgcacaagtgagtgAACAAATAGATctccctctcataatccgattggacggcaatccgacacgaccgaaaagagttcaggcgcagatcCAAAGGCTTTACatgtcttatttattaactaattattttagCTTGGTGTTATGTATGACTTGGTTTTAATAAGGGCTTACTGTTAAAACAAGCCGCAAATATTGTTGGTAACCTAACGGACAGTATgtctataaagaaaaaaaccaAGAATCGCCTTCAATTTCAGTTTGCAACTCTCAATATTATTAACTTCAACGACCCTTAACTGATATTGATGCTTTAATATat from Nymphalis io chromosome 11, ilAglIoxx1.1, whole genome shotgun sequence harbors:
- the LOC126771647 gene encoding uncharacterized protein LOC126771647, with the protein product MFYLHEFRKEVHETVDNYLQCDSHVIPDTRFAKNLRKYLRVVKRRATVIWVFLISDGAIFIIIPFVIPGRLFTVDIILIYGLEPMSESPNYEIATFVTTLSVGFAVYTMVSVAVFVIVIVGYNEAQLKALSEELINVWGDSQYFFNNIKHRITDKVHAVYIQKQVMNEFVRIRLRDIIKFHISNINLLHNLDHDIRSTLAIEYSFNAISIITELLDGLENTYLQLPYTVVHILMVCLAGQRLIDACDHFEKSVYCCKWENFNTSNRRTVFLMLMMSQKTLVLSAGGVAELNFTCMMNILRSTYSTYTTLKSIMK